CCAGCAATTCCAAGCAGGATGGCAGTCCTTGGACCGTTTTTTGGACCGACAACCCCGGCAGCTGGCCTTTCGCAAACGCCAGATTCCCACCTCCGATACCAGGCAAATTGCGGTAGAAGGCATCAAAGCCATCGATTTGGGCATGCAGCTGGGGCATCAATCCGTGGCTTTGCTATTGGGGGTGGTACAAAGTCAAGGAGACCGGCGGGTGAGCGTGCGGGTACAACTGCATCCGGCCAACGGCGACAAGTGGCTGCCATCCAACATTCGCCTGGCCTTGCTTTCGGAATCGGGAAACGTTTTGCAGGAGTTAACTTCGCGGGGCTACGATAATTTCATGCAGCTGAAAAGATTTACTTGTCCCTATGGAAAATCCTTTAAGATAGAGGTGTCGTTGAAGGACTTCCGCATTGCTGAGGAATTCGCGATCGCGCCGCGGCAATAAACGCCCATGAGTAGGTTGGTCGTCTTAAATCTAGGTCGGGGAACCTTACATGCGGGGTTTCCCTGCGTAACCCTGTGGCTGCAGGAAGAAGGAAGCCCCAGCTTGGAACAGTTTGTGGGGTCGCTGCCAGCCGCCCCGGATCTGCTGGAATTGTACCGCCAGTGGCAGCTTTTGTACCAATTGCTCTACGAGGCGCGTTTGATTCACCTACGCCGCCGCGAACCCGCTGCTACGCCCGCCCATCTGGGAGAAGATATTGAAATTGACGAGGCGGACATCACCCACGTTTCCGACGCCGAATTCCACCAAGTCTGCCAAAGATTCCAACAACAAATCGATGCATGGTTAGATGCCCCCGAGTTTCGTCCCCTAGAACGGCAGTTGCGCATGCGGTTGTCCCCCGATGAGGAAATTCGCTTCGCTATCCAAGGGTCGGACCCGCAAGTTAAACGGTTGCCTTTGCATTTGTGGCAATTTTTCCAGGACTATCCCTACGCTGAAATTTCCCTGGCCTCGCTGGAATTTACGCCGCAAAAGCAAATTCGCAACCAGTCCCGTTCGGTGCGCATTTTGGCGATATTGGGGGAGGCCGATGCCGGAACGCCATCCACTGCTTCCGAACAGGAGGATTCCACAGCAACCGCACTCTGCTGCTGCGATCGTCCCCTATCGGAAAGCTTGGCTTCTGGCACCATTGACGTGGCGGCCGACCGAGATTTGCTGAAAAGCCTCCCCCATGCGGAAGTGGTGGTTTTGGAAGCACCTTCCCGTCAGGAAGTGAACGAATACCTGTGGGATGCAGTAGGCTGGGATATTTTGTTTTTTGCCGGACACAGCAGCAGCCAGGGCAACGGGCAAACCGGCCATTTGTTTGTCAACGAGCAAGAAAGTCTCACGGTAGAACAGTTAAAACACGCCCTGCGCAAAGCTATTTCCCGGGGATTGCAAGTGGCGATTTTTAATTCCTGCGATGGGTTGGGCTTGGGAGAAGAGCTGGCTTCTTTGCAAATTCCCCAAACTATTGTTATGCGGGAACCAGTGCCCGACCGTGTCGCTCAGGCATTTTTGCGCTTTTTCCTCAGCAGTTTTTCGGCGGGGCAATCTTTCTATACGGCGGTTCGCGAAGCCAGGGAACGCCTGCAAGGGGTGGAAGGGGACTATCCCTGTGCCAGCTGGTTGCCGGCGATTTGTCAAAATCCTGCGGTATCGCCACCCACTTGGGAGAATTTGCGGGGAAAAGTGTCCCGGCAGAAGCGTTCGGTAGTGCCGCGGGTTTCGGCGTTGCAGGTGTGTACGGCGGCGCT
This window of the Geitlerinema sp. PCC 9228 genome carries:
- a CDS encoding CHASE2 domain-containing protein, which produces MSRLVVLNLGRGTLHAGFPCVTLWLQEEGSPSLEQFVGSLPAAPDLLELYRQWQLLYQLLYEARLIHLRRREPAATPAHLGEDIEIDEADITHVSDAEFHQVCQRFQQQIDAWLDAPEFRPLERQLRMRLSPDEEIRFAIQGSDPQVKRLPLHLWQFFQDYPYAEISLASLEFTPQKQIRNQSRSVRILAILGEADAGTPSTASEQEDSTATALCCCDRPLSESLASGTIDVAADRDLLKSLPHAEVVVLEAPSRQEVNEYLWDAVGWDILFFAGHSSSQGNGQTGHLFVNEQESLTVEQLKHALRKAISRGLQVAIFNSCDGLGLGEELASLQIPQTIVMREPVPDRVAQAFLRFFLSSFSAGQSFYTAVREARERLQGVEGDYPCASWLPAICQNPAVSPPTWENLRGKVSRQKRSVVPRVSALQVCTAALLVASSVVGVRSLGWLQSWELSHFDRMMGLRPAQPQDERLLIVTVDEEDVQYQNERGMEGRGSLSDAAMRKLLQKLVPHEPAVVGSDIIHDFPYQPRLSQRLAQMSDFVGICRVSNSPNDLPGVKPPPNFAQERLGFTNFPLDPDGVIRRQLLGMSPDEHCPVDKSFSYRLAQKYLQQHQQWPEIAARAGQERPKARTADGNLRIGDLVLHKLPPNAGGYQLDASEALGYQVLLNYRTTSPQKVSLQDVLSGALDDRLHELVRDRVVLIGVSFQNQDLHDTPFSRRGKQKMTGIEIHAQMTSQLIGAVLEERPLLWWWPQWGEVLWIGAWAMVGGALVAGLGALPLRGTIVLVATSGGIYGVGFVLFLYGGWVPTIPAILACAITGASVISIAKSGFWFSASVDRFTNFHWQQSR